The genomic window GCGCCGCCGTACGGCATCGAATACCTGGTCGATTCTCTGTCATCGTTTGTGATGATGTTCGTCTCAGGAATCGGTGCGATCGTGCTGGTCTACGCACCCAAGTCCGTTGATGACGAAATCGCTCGTTCCAAGCACTATCTGTTCTACGCAACTTATCTGTTGTGCTTGACCGGATTGCTGGGCATGTGCGTGACCGGTGACCTTTTCAATGTCTTTGTGTTCTTGGAAATTTCATCGCTGTCCTCCTACGCCTTGATCAGCCTGGGGAAAACCAGACGAGCCCCGCTGGCTGCGTTTCAATATCTGATTCTCGGCAGCATCGGTGCGACCTTCATTTTGATTGGCATCGGGTTGCTGTATCAGATGACGGGCACGCTCAACATGGCCGACATCGCCGCCCGCGTGCCGCACGAAGACGGCCCTCGAACGGTCTTGGTCGCCTTCAGTTTTTTGGTCATCGGGTTGTGCGTTAAAATGGCGGTGTTCCCGCTGCACACTTGGTTGCCCAACGCTTACACCTACGCACCATCCGTGGTGACCTGCTTCATTGCGGCGACGGCCACCAAGGTTTCGGTGTACGCATTCATCCGAGTGATCTTCGGAATCATCACCCCCGGTTTTGCCTTTGATTACTTGCCGCTCGACACAGAGCTGACCATTTTGGCTTTGGTGGGCATCTTTGTCGCCTCGACGGCCGCCATCTACCAAGCCAACGTCAAACGCTTGCTGGCTTATTCCAGCGTGGCTCAAATCGGTTACATGATTCTCGGAATCAGCATGGCGACTCCGGGTGGCCTGACCGCTGGCATCGTCCACATGTTCAATCACGCTTTGATCAAAGGCGGGTTGTTCATGATCGTCGGTTGCTTCGCGTTGCGACTGGGCAGCGTCAAACTGGAAGACTGGAAGGGTGCCGGCAAAACCATGCCCTGGACGTCGCTCGGATGGGCAATCGGAGGGTTGGCATTGATCGGTGTTCCAGTGACAGCAGGTTTCATCAGCAAATGGTTGTTGCTGACCGCTGCGATGGAAAAAGGCATGTGGCCGGTGGCGGTGCTGATGCTGTTCAGTTCGTTGCTGGCAGTCGTCTACGTTTGGCGAGTGGTTGAAACGTTGTACTTCAGTGAGCCCACGGCCAAAGTCCTGCGGGCCAAGGAGGCTCCGCTGGGAATGTTGATCCCCACCTACGTCGTCTTGGCGGGAACGTTTGTGTTTGGTGTTTGGACCACCTACTCGGTCGACCTCGCCGCCGCAGCCGCCGCGGGATTGTTGGGAGCCACACCATGACCGATTCAATGCAAATCTGGGTGTCGTTGCTGCTGCCGCTGATCGCGTATGTCTTGCTGACTCTGACTGGCAAATCGCCCAACGTTCGCGAAGCCTGCACGCTGACCGTCGCCACCATTCTGTTTCTGTTGACGTGCCGATTGTCCAGCGATGTGTTCGCGGGAGCACGTCCCGAATGGACGTGGGGCGAATGGCTGCCCGGGTTCCAGATCGCCTTCAAAGTCGAACCGCTTGGAATGTTGTTCGCCCTCGTTGCCTCGGGGCTTTGGATCCTGACAACGATCTACGCAATCGGCTACATGCGTGGGCACAATGAAGGCAACCAAACTCGATTTTATGGCTGCTTTGCCTTCGCCATTTTCGCGGCACTCGCTGCCGCGTACGCGAAGAATCTGTTCACGCTGTTTGTGGCTTACGAGATCATGACGATCTCGACCTACCCGTTGGTGACTCACCACGGCAATGAAGAAGCCCGCAACGGCGGCCGCGTTTACCTCGGAATTCTGCTGTCCACCTCGATCGCGTTTTTCATGCTTGCGATCGCCTGGACCTACACCTTGGCTGGCACACTGGATTTCACGCTCGGCGGGATCCTGGCCGGTCCAGTGGCCGACGAAAAGATCTCCATCGTGGGCCTCGGCATTTTGCTGGCCCTGTTTGCTTTCGGAATCGGCAAAGCCGCTTTGATGCCGTTTCACCGCTGGCTGCCCGCGGCGATGGTTGCGCCGACTCCCGTTAGCGCCTTGCTGCACGCGGTCGCGGTGGTCAAGGTCGGCGT from Rhodopirellula islandica includes these protein-coding regions:
- a CDS encoding monovalent cation/H+ antiporter subunit D family protein, translating into MTEHLPILLIVLPLVAAPLCVILHQRTAAYALALLVSWITFAISIALVAQVNQTGVIRYNLGGWAPPYGIEYLVDSLSSFVMMFVSGIGAIVLVYAPKSVDDEIARSKHYLFYATYLLCLTGLLGMCVTGDLFNVFVFLEISSLSSYALISLGKTRRAPLAAFQYLILGSIGATFILIGIGLLYQMTGTLNMADIAARVPHEDGPRTVLVAFSFLVIGLCVKMAVFPLHTWLPNAYTYAPSVVTCFIAATATKVSVYAFIRVIFGIITPGFAFDYLPLDTELTILALVGIFVASTAAIYQANVKRLLAYSSVAQIGYMILGISMATPGGLTAGIVHMFNHALIKGGLFMIVGCFALRLGSVKLEDWKGAGKTMPWTSLGWAIGGLALIGVPVTAGFISKWLLLTAAMEKGMWPVAVLMLFSSLLAVVYVWRVVETLYFSEPTAKVLRAKEAPLGMLIPTYVVLAGTFVFGVWTTYSVDLAAAAAAGLLGATP
- a CDS encoding proton-conducting transporter transmembrane domain-containing protein; its protein translation is MTDSMQIWVSLLLPLIAYVLLTLTGKSPNVREACTLTVATILFLLTCRLSSDVFAGARPEWTWGEWLPGFQIAFKVEPLGMLFALVASGLWILTTIYAIGYMRGHNEGNQTRFYGCFAFAIFAALAAAYAKNLFTLFVAYEIMTISTYPLVTHHGNEEARNGGRVYLGILLSTSIAFFMLAIAWTYTLAGTLDFTLGGILAGPVADEKISIVGLGILLALFAFGIGKAALMPFHRWLPAAMVAPTPVSALLHAVAVVKVGVFSVLKVVVYIFGLDLLTGSGVNLWLAYVAGFSLVVASLVAMTKDNLKARLAYSTIGQLAYITLGAFLATPSSIIGGGMHIAMHAVGKITLFFCAGAIYVGAHKKNISDMRGLGRQMPFTFGAFLLASVSIIGLPPGGGAWSKWFLAVGTVETHQYLLTAALMFSSLLNIAYLIPIPMLAFMGKPKADDASGHDTHHHAPTDGIHEAPMMCVVPLCITAIGSVALFFAADWIYEALLPITQTPNS